One segment of Kogia breviceps isolate mKogBre1 chromosome 14, mKogBre1 haplotype 1, whole genome shotgun sequence DNA contains the following:
- the PAPOLB gene encoding poly(A) polymerase beta produces the protein MMPFPVTNLGSQQTPPPPKHYGISSPISLAAPREIDCVLNQKLIETLKPFGVFEEEEELQRRILILEKLNNLVKEWIREISESKSLPQAVIENVGGKIFTFGSYRLGVHTKGADIDALCVAPRHVDRSDFFTSFYGKLKLHEEVKDLRAVEEAFVPVIKLCFDGIEIDILFARLALQTIPDDLDLRDDSLLKNLDIRCIRSLNGCRVTDEILHLVPNIDNFRLTLRAIKLWAKCRNIYSNILGFLGGVSWAMLVARTCQLYPNAIASTLVRKFFLVFSEWEWPNPVLLKEPEERNLNLPVWDPRVNPSDRYHLMPIITPAYPQQNSTYNVSVSTRMVMIEEFKQGLAITHEILLSKAEWSKLFEAPSFFQKYKHYIVLLASAPTEKQHLEWVGLVESKIRILVGSLEKNEFITLAHVNPQSFPAPKENPDREEFRTMWVIGLVLKKPENSDVLSIDLTYDIQSFTDTVYRQAINSKMFEMDMKIAAMHLRRKELHQLLPNHVLQKKKPHSMERVRLTALDDGSLDLSVNSEDSTSVSSLPGSMKTGSSQGGNIPALAAMAASVTSVQVPEVSQQANPSDSPGGTSGGSIPQTAPQPAVSPPPKPVVTRVVSSTRLVSHPPRPSGSAAANIANPIIGV, from the coding sequence ATGATGCCGTTTCCGGTGACCAACCTGGGATCACAACAGACCCCGCCGCCGCCCAAGCACTATGGCATCTCCTCCCCCATCAGTTTAGCAGCCCCCAGGGAGATTGACTGCGTACTTAACCAGAAATTAATTGAAACCCTGAAGCCCTTTGGGGTttttgaagaggaagaggaaCTACAGCGCAGGATTTTAATTTTGGAGAAATTAAATAACCTGGTAAAGGAATGGATACGAGAAATCAGTGAAAGCAAGAGTCTTCCACAAGCTGTGATAGAAAACGTTGGAGGGAAAATCTTTACATTCGGTTCTTATAGATTAGGGGTGCATACGAAAGGCGCAGATATCGACGCGTTGTGCGTGGCACCAAGACATGTTGATCGAAGTGATTTTTTCACCTCCTTCTATGGTAAATTGAAACTACATGAAGAAGTAAAGGATTTAAGGGCTGTTGAAGAGGCATTTGTACCAGTTATCAAACTGTGTTTTGATGGGATAGAGATTGATATTTTGTTTGCAAGATTAGCACTGCAGACTATTCCGGACGACTTGGACCTAAGAGATGACAGTCTGCTTAAAAACTTAGATATTAGATGCATAAGAAGTCTTAATGGTTGCCGGGTAACTGATGAGATTTTACATCTAGTACCAAACATTGACAACTTCAGGTTAACTCTGAGAGCCATCAAGTTGTGGGCCAAATGCCGCAATATCTATTCCAATATATTAGGTTTCCTAGGAGGTGTTTCCTGGGCGATGCTAGTAGCAAGAACTTGCCAGCTTTATCCAAATGCAATAGCATCAACTCTTGTACGTAAATTTTTCTTGGTGTTTTCTGAATGGGAATGGCCAAATCCAGTGCTACTGAAAGAGCCTGAAGAACGGAATCTTAATTTGCCTGTCTGGGATCCAAGAGTAAATCCCAGCGATAGGTACCATCTCATGCCTATAATTACACCAGCGTACCCACAGCAGAACTCCACGTACAACGTGTCTGTTTCAACAAGGATGGTCATGATTGAGGAGTTTAAGCAAGGGCTTGCTATCACACATGAGATTTTGCTGAGTAAGGCAGAGTGGTCCAAACTTTTTGAAGCTCCCAGCTTCTTTCAAAAGTACAAGCATTATATTGTACTTCTAGCAAGCGCACCAACAGAAAAACAACATCTGGAATGGGTGGGCTTGGTGGAATCAAAAATCCGAATCCTGGTTGGAAGCTTGGAGAAGAATGAATTTATTACACTGGCACATGTGAATCCTCAGTCGTTTCCAGCACCCAAGGAAAATCCTGACAGGGAAGAATTTCGTACAATGTGGGTGATCGGGTTAGTGTTAAAAAAGCCAGAAAACTCTGACGTTCTCAGTATTGATCTCACCTATGATATCCAGTCTTTCACAGATACAGTTTATAGGCAAGCGATAAATAGTAAGATGTTTGAGATGGATATGAAAATTGCTGCaatgcatttgagaagaaaggaaCTTCATCAACTACTACCTAATCACgtgcttcagaaaaaaaaaccacactcgATGGAAAGAGTCAGACTGACAGCTTTGGATGACGGCAGCCTCGACTTGTCTGTAAACAGTGAAGACAGCACGTCTGTGTCTTCACTTCCTGGCTCTATGAAGACTGGCAGCTCTCAGGGCGGAAACATTCCTGCCCTGGCTGCGATGGCAGCGTCCGTGACCAGCGTACAGGTTCCTGAAGTTTCACAACAAGCAAATCCCAGCGACAGCCCAGGGGGCACGTCCGGCGGAAGCATCCCTCAGACCGCCCCACAACCAGCCGTTTCTCCCCCACCGAAGCCCGTGGTCACCAGAGTTGTTTCCTCAACACGTCTGGTCAGCCATCCGCCCAGGCCTTCAGGGAGCGCAGCAGCAAACATAGCTAATCCCATCATAGGAGTCTAG